Proteins co-encoded in one Candidatus Poribacteria bacterium genomic window:
- a CDS encoding sugar phosphate isomerase/epimerase — MMRLSLSGRLIEVQYRYCEMSVPEFLRFAKACGYDAVELRATQITVNTTLEEVEQFRKVADELGMDVSCCMPPGISADEEGLKRLEEFIPLAETLRCEVLKVWVGDAGWLKEACDLLKPHRMTLIVQTHTGGPFETVDSCLDAIAKVGRDNFGLQYDPANLFVARQDYGEEAVKRLGGHICQLSVQNVRPAEPDEPDVMEEGGFYYTRCLLGDPRGLDYGSVFRGLKAVGFDGYVVLNEPKSKLLPREKFARRAAEELRKLMG, encoded by the coding sequence ATGATGCGCCTTTCGCTCTCGGGTAGGCTCATTGAGGTTCAATATCGCTATTGCGAGATGAGCGTGCCCGAATTTCTGAGGTTTGCGAAAGCCTGCGGCTATGACGCTGTGGAGCTGCGTGCGACCCAGATCACAGTCAATACAACCCTCGAGGAAGTGGAGCAGTTCCGAAAGGTGGCGGACGAACTCGGCATGGATGTCTCCTGCTGCATGCCGCCAGGGATAAGCGCGGACGAGGAGGGTTTGAAGAGGCTGGAGGAATTCATCCCGCTCGCCGAGACGCTTCGGTGCGAGGTGCTGAAGGTCTGGGTTGGTGATGCGGGATGGCTTAAGGAGGCGTGCGACCTGCTCAAACCCCACCGGATGACCCTTATCGTCCAGACCCACACGGGAGGTCCTTTCGAGACGGTTGACTCCTGCCTTGATGCGATAGCGAAGGTAGGGCGTGACAACTTCGGTCTGCAATACGACCCCGCAAACCTGTTCGTCGCGAGGCAGGATTATGGCGAGGAAGCGGTGAAACGGTTGGGTGGGCACATCTGTCAGCTCTCCGTCCAGAACGTCCGACCTGCCGAGCCGGACGAACCCGATGTGATGGAGGAAGGAGGGTTCTACTATACACGTTGCCTTTTGGGCGACCCACGTGGGCTGGATTACGGATCGGTTTTCAGAGGGTTGAAGGCGGTCGGGTTTGACGGTTACGTCGTTTTGAACGAACCCAAATCCAAGCTCCTGCCGAGGGAGAAGTTCGCCCGCAGGGCAGCGGAGGAGCTCAGGAAGCTGATGGGATGA
- a CDS encoding amidohydrolase, which produces MIVDVHMHPLVRDAEYIPNLTTVVERFFRPNARNQMERDIRGRTLDDVIGEMDEAGIEKGVIVAMDLTSALGIVMVTNDSVARMVGEHPDRFIGFASVDPNLGDAAVRELERAVRELGLRGLKLAPPVQKFAPNDERFNPIWEKALELGVPVWLHTGHQMSTQGSIAKFGHPMLVDELALRYPDLVIIMGHCACPWFWDAWSVCCRHENVYLDLSVYTDLYHHFPWDAFASYGQEHKLLFATDYPFADLKSSVKAISDLNISEDFKRKILGENAVKVLGIEGN; this is translated from the coding sequence ATGATCGTTGACGTTCACATGCATCCGTTGGTCAGGGATGCCGAATACATCCCGAATTTAACCACGGTCGTGGAGCGGTTCTTCCGCCCGAATGCCCGTAATCAAATGGAACGAGACATACGGGGACGGACGCTGGACGATGTCATCGGGGAGATGGATGAGGCGGGGATAGAGAAGGGCGTCATAGTGGCGATGGACTTGACTTCGGCGCTGGGGATAGTCATGGTCACGAACGACTCCGTCGCCCGGATGGTAGGCGAGCATCCGGACAGGTTCATAGGCTTTGCCAGCGTTGACCCGAATCTCGGCGATGCGGCTGTGCGGGAGCTTGAGCGAGCTGTCCGCGAATTGGGGTTGAGGGGGCTGAAGCTGGCGCCGCCCGTGCAGAAGTTTGCGCCGAACGATGAGAGGTTCAATCCCATTTGGGAGAAGGCGCTTGAATTGGGCGTGCCGGTCTGGCTGCACACCGGGCATCAAATGTCAACTCAAGGCTCAATAGCAAAGTTCGGTCATCCCATGCTCGTGGACGAGCTTGCGCTTCGTTATCCCGATCTGGTCATCATCATGGGGCATTGCGCCTGCCCCTGGTTCTGGGATGCATGGTCGGTCTGTTGCAGGCATGAAAACGTTTACCTGGACTTATCGGTCTACACCGACCTGTATCACCACTTCCCATGGGACGCCTTCGCATCTTACGGACAGGAACATAAACTTCTCTTTGCGACGGATTATCCGTTTGCGGATTTAAAATCGTCCGTGAAGGCGATATCGGACTTGAACATCTCCGAGGATTTCAAAAGGAAGATACTCGGGGAAAACGCCGTGAAGGTTCTGGGAATTGAAGGCAATTAA
- a CDS encoding aspartate/glutamate racemase family protein, giving the protein MKTIGLIGGMSWTSTLEYYRLLNELTAQRTGGSHFAKVILYSLDFGEVERIQHEGRWDEAAKLLTEAGRALKAAGADFLLICSNTMHIVADAVQKGTGLPLLHIADVTGDAIRRCGLKRVGLLGTKFVMESGFYRERLEGKFGLKVLVPDEEDRDVVHRVIYDELCKGVVTEKSRTAYLEIVRRLMGRGAEGIILGCTEITLLLRPEDSPVPVFDTTRLHAEAAVRMALEGEVR; this is encoded by the coding sequence ATGAAGACCATCGGACTCATCGGAGGGATGAGCTGGACGTCAACCCTTGAGTATTATCGGCTTCTCAACGAGTTGACGGCTCAAAGGACGGGCGGCTCGCATTTCGCCAAGGTCATCCTTTACAGCCTAGACTTCGGCGAGGTGGAGAGGATACAGCACGAGGGAAGATGGGATGAAGCGGCGAAACTGCTCACGGAAGCGGGGAGGGCCTTGAAGGCTGCGGGGGCGGATTTTCTCCTGATCTGCTCAAACACCATGCACATCGTCGCCGATGCCGTTCAAAAGGGGACCGGTCTGCCCCTGCTCCACATAGCGGATGTCACGGGCGATGCGATAAGGAGATGCGGTCTGAAGAGGGTCGGGCTTCTCGGGACGAAGTTCGTCATGGAAAGCGGCTTCTACAGGGAAAGGCTTGAGGGGAAGTTCGGACTGAAGGTGCTGGTGCCGGACGAAGAGGATAGAGACGTGGTTCATCGGGTCATCTACGACGAGCTCTGCAAAGGGGTAGTCACCGAAAAATCGCGCACCGCCTATCTGGAGATCGTCAGGAGGCTGATGGGGAGGGGTGCGGAAGGGATAATCCTTGGCTGCACCGAAATAACGCTTCTGTTGAGACCCGAAGATAGCCCTGTCCCCGTCTTTGACACCACACGGCTTCACGCCGAAGCCGCCGTGCGGATGGCTCTGGAGGGCGAAGTGAGATGA